The Bordetella sp. FB-8 genome includes a window with the following:
- a CDS encoding alpha/beta fold hydrolase produces the protein MRIVPLSDGDPSFPTLVCLPGAMCSPLVFKEAAQESGLRAIALAWLEDDGSYDLDAIARRILSAISDQPRVVLVGHSLGTPLAVLAALSDLEQESPRVRGLLLANSGANTRGHADAQSLVKRIENDWGAALWASFLERCFRQLPGQPLLDELRLYPSRLRKEAVSAAIRSQLQTDLLPVLARLEGLPTIVVHGKFDAARTLWHAQELAGAIPGATLRVLDTGHTSCVENPAAFAALMREVGLRCTAGQA, from the coding sequence ATGCGCATCGTTCCCCTTAGCGACGGAGACCCTTCCTTTCCGACTCTCGTTTGCCTGCCCGGCGCGATGTGCAGCCCCCTGGTGTTCAAAGAGGCTGCACAGGAATCCGGCTTGCGCGCGATAGCGCTCGCCTGGCTGGAGGACGACGGATCCTACGACCTGGACGCGATAGCCCGGCGCATTCTGTCGGCCATCTCGGATCAGCCGCGCGTCGTGCTTGTCGGTCATTCGCTCGGCACTCCCTTGGCGGTGCTTGCCGCCCTGTCGGACCTGGAGCAGGAAAGCCCTCGCGTGCGCGGGCTGCTTCTAGCCAATAGCGGCGCCAACACTCGCGGCCACGCCGATGCGCAATCCCTGGTCAAGCGCATCGAGAACGACTGGGGAGCAGCCTTGTGGGCGTCCTTCCTGGAGCGCTGTTTCCGGCAACTGCCAGGCCAGCCGCTGCTGGACGAGCTCAGGCTTTATCCGTCCAGACTGCGCAAGGAGGCGGTGTCGGCTGCCATTCGCAGTCAGCTGCAAACGGATCTCCTGCCCGTCCTGGCAAGACTCGAAGGCTTGCCCACGATAGTCGTGCACGGCAAGTTCGACGCGGCGCGTACGCTGTGGCACGCGCAGGAACTCGCCGGAGCGATCCCTGGCGCCACATTGCGCGTTCTCGATACAGGCCATACATCCTGCGTCGAAAATCCGGCCGCCTTCGCGGCACTCATGCGTGAAGTCGGACTGCGCTGCACAGCAGGTCAAGCGTAG
- a CDS encoding DUF6587 family protein codes for MNAAVSWWQYAVLGLLVLASAVQVMRKIAPRLAARGQARAAAALDRAGRPQLLRAVGRWMRPREAAGNCGDGCGTCGSCTPGATNHPGDVQPITFRKDPRNGCH; via the coding sequence ATGAATGCGGCCGTGTCGTGGTGGCAATACGCCGTTCTGGGACTGCTCGTGCTGGCCAGCGCGGTACAGGTCATGCGCAAGATCGCGCCGCGGCTGGCCGCGCGCGGCCAGGCACGCGCCGCCGCCGCGCTGGACCGGGCGGGCCGGCCACAGCTGCTGCGCGCGGTCGGGCGCTGGATGCGCCCGCGCGAGGCGGCAGGAAACTGCGGCGACGGCTGCGGCACGTGCGGCAGCTGCACGCCGGGCGCCACGAACCACCCGGGCGATGTGCAACCCATCACGTTCCGGAAAGACCCACGGAACGGCTGCCATTGA
- a CDS encoding ferrous iron transporter B has protein sequence MSEASLRIALVGNPNCGKTALFNLLTGGRQKVANYAGVTVERKEGRFTMPSGKLARILDLPGTYSFDAASPDEQITRNVLAGNYPGEARPDLIVFVADATNLRLHLRLFLEVRRLGLPMVLALNMMDAARARGIAIDVQALSRRLGVPIAETVAVRRDGARALIERVDVPEPIAPPSSGPDGQDLHAQVRALLAATVRMPRATSALDDALDRWMLHPVFGLAILAGVMFLIFQAVYAGGKPLTDMIGDGFDWLGQATAAFLPDGPLKGLLVNGIFSGLGTVLGFLPEILVLFFFILTLEESGYLPRAAFLLDRVMVSVGLTGRAFIPLLSSFACAIPSIIGTRSIPDPRDRLVTILVAPLMTCSARLPVYALLIGAFVPDRLILGVFNLQGLVLFILYAAGIAGAATVAYAAKRLRRDRREHALLMELPSYRLPKLSNLAIGLWERGWIFLKRLTGVILALTVIMWFISAFPGPPAGAVGPAIGYSIAGYLGRILEPVFAPLGFNWQISLSLIPAFAARETAVSALATVYSVAQDSGPGLATTLASNFSTASALSLMAWFAFAPQCMSTLAVIRRETGSWRNVWISFAYMFVVAYVAAFLTYRIAGWLL, from the coding sequence ATGTCTGAAGCCAGTCTGCGCATCGCGCTGGTGGGCAACCCCAACTGCGGCAAGACCGCCCTGTTCAACCTGCTGACGGGGGGCCGGCAGAAGGTCGCCAATTACGCCGGCGTTACTGTCGAGCGCAAGGAAGGCCGCTTCACCATGCCCTCGGGCAAGCTGGCCCGGATTCTGGACCTGCCGGGCACATACAGTTTCGATGCGGCCAGCCCGGATGAACAGATCACCCGCAATGTCCTGGCGGGAAACTATCCGGGAGAGGCTCGCCCGGACCTGATCGTCTTCGTTGCGGATGCGACCAACCTGCGCCTGCATCTGCGCCTCTTTCTGGAGGTGCGCCGCCTGGGCCTGCCCATGGTGCTGGCGCTGAACATGATGGACGCCGCGCGAGCGCGCGGCATCGCCATCGATGTCCAAGCCCTGTCCCGCCGCCTGGGCGTGCCGATCGCCGAAACCGTCGCAGTGCGCCGCGACGGCGCGCGGGCCTTGATCGAACGCGTCGACGTGCCAGAGCCCATCGCGCCGCCCTCGTCCGGACCGGACGGGCAGGACCTGCATGCGCAGGTGCGAGCCTTGCTGGCCGCCACCGTGCGCATGCCGCGGGCCACGTCCGCGCTGGACGATGCGCTGGACCGCTGGATGCTGCACCCTGTCTTCGGACTGGCCATTCTGGCTGGCGTCATGTTCCTGATTTTCCAGGCCGTCTATGCCGGCGGCAAGCCGCTCACCGACATGATCGGCGACGGCTTCGACTGGCTGGGCCAGGCAACTGCCGCATTCCTGCCCGACGGGCCGCTCAAGGGCTTGCTGGTCAACGGCATTTTCAGCGGGCTGGGGACCGTGCTGGGCTTCCTGCCGGAAATCCTGGTGCTCTTCTTCTTCATCCTGACCCTGGAAGAATCCGGCTATCTGCCGCGCGCGGCTTTCCTGCTGGATCGCGTGATGGTATCGGTGGGCCTGACCGGCCGCGCCTTCATTCCCCTGCTGTCCAGCTTCGCCTGCGCCATACCCAGCATCATCGGCACGCGCAGCATTCCCGATCCGCGCGACCGGCTCGTCACCATCCTGGTCGCCCCGCTGATGACCTGCTCGGCGCGCCTGCCCGTCTATGCCCTGCTCATCGGCGCCTTTGTCCCCGATCGCCTGATCCTGGGCGTCTTCAATCTGCAAGGCCTGGTGCTGTTCATCCTGTATGCGGCGGGCATCGCCGGCGCCGCGACGGTGGCCTACGCCGCCAAGCGCCTGCGCCGGGACCGGCGCGAGCACGCATTGCTGATGGAACTGCCGTCCTACCGACTGCCCAAGTTGAGCAACCTGGCCATCGGACTCTGGGAGCGCGGCTGGATATTCCTCAAGCGCCTGACCGGCGTCATTCTGGCCTTGACCGTGATCATGTGGTTCATCTCGGCCTTCCCCGGCCCGCCGGCAGGCGCCGTCGGGCCGGCCATCGGATACAGCATCGCCGGCTATCTGGGGCGCATTCTCGAGCCCGTTTTTGCTCCGCTGGGCTTTAACTGGCAGATCAGCCTGTCGCTCATACCCGCCTTCGCAGCCCGCGAGACGGCGGTCTCCGCCCTGGCGACCGTCTATAGCGTGGCGCAGGATTCCGGCCCGGGCCTGGCGACCACGCTGGCATCGAATTTCTCCACGGCCAGCGCGCTGTCGCTGATGGCATGGTTTGCGTTCGCGCCCCAGTGCATGTCCACGCTGGCGGTGATCCGGCGCGAGACCGGCTCATGGCGCAATGTGTGGATATCCTTCGCCTACATGTTCGTCGTGGCGTATGTCGCCGCGTTCCTGACGTATCGCATCGCCGGGTGGTTGCTATGA
- a CDS encoding FeoA family protein, whose protein sequence is MFSFPFLETDIRLFPMQHLSELPRGTRAVVDHVVHTSEKDAISQRLTDLGFVSGEGVRVAAFGPLGADPILVVIGSTRFALRRSEAARVVVREVGEHV, encoded by the coding sequence ATGTTCTCATTTCCTTTTCTTGAAACCGATATCCGGTTGTTTCCTATGCAGCATCTATCCGAGCTTCCCAGAGGAACGCGCGCGGTCGTGGATCACGTCGTGCATACGAGCGAAAAGGACGCCATCAGCCAGCGCCTGACCGACCTGGGCTTCGTTTCGGGCGAAGGCGTGCGGGTGGCGGCGTTCGGCCCGCTGGGCGCCGACCCCATCCTGGTCGTCATCGGTTCAACCCGTTTTGCATTGCGGCGCAGCGAGGCGGCGCGCGTGGTCGTCCGCGAGGTGGGCGAACATGTCTGA
- the bluB gene encoding 5,6-dimethylbenzimidazole synthase: MTHSFDEADRAAVYRAIHERRDMRHFVSAPVDPAALSRLIEAAHHAPSVGYMQPWRILRISDPALRATLHAAVERERLKTAEALGERGEQFMRLKVEGMRQCAEILVVGLMDGRDGHVFGRRTMPQMDLASVACAIQNMWLAARTEGLGMGWVSIFDPEEVRAILRMPVGAQPVAILCLGHVEQFYEAPMLEIEGWAARRPLRDCVFDNYWPAAGSS, from the coding sequence ATGACGCACTCCTTCGACGAAGCCGACCGGGCCGCGGTCTACCGCGCCATCCATGAGCGGCGCGATATGCGCCATTTCGTATCGGCGCCGGTGGATCCCGCCGCCCTGAGCCGCCTGATCGAGGCCGCGCACCACGCGCCCAGCGTGGGCTATATGCAGCCCTGGCGCATCCTGCGCATCAGCGATCCGGCGCTGCGCGCAACGCTGCATGCCGCGGTGGAGCGCGAGCGGCTGAAAACCGCCGAAGCATTGGGCGAGCGCGGCGAGCAGTTCATGCGCCTGAAGGTCGAAGGCATGCGCCAGTGCGCCGAAATTCTGGTCGTGGGCCTGATGGACGGCCGCGACGGCCACGTCTTCGGGCGGCGCACCATGCCGCAGATGGATCTGGCCTCGGTCGCCTGCGCAATACAGAACATGTGGCTGGCCGCTCGCACGGAAGGCCTGGGCATGGGCTGGGTGTCGATCTTCGACCCTGAGGAAGTGCGTGCGATTCTGCGCATGCCGGTGGGCGCGCAACCGGTTGCGATCCTGTGCCTCGGGCATGTCGAGCAGTTCTACGAAGCGCCGATGCTGGAGATCGAGGGCTGGGCCGCGCGCAGGCCGCTGCGCGACTGTGTATTCGATAACTATTGGCCGGCGGCCGGCAGTTCGTGA
- a CDS encoding FadR/GntR family transcriptional regulator, whose product MEDTDAQAHAGRTALRSTGARALSTYLNHAMSAGQLRAGARLPPERELSQRFQTSRGTVRRVLAQFRERGLITQAAGSGTFVLDSADGLLSPDQPGWLDMHVSPAELMEARRLIEPLMPILIARHATAADFAAMQACLDRSETAQTIEDFEHWDGELHKVFAVATHNALFVQNLELINHAREQGEWGRLKRNSLTPQRRQEYERQHQAIVTALRDRDAAQAGALLSQHLEQVQRNLFGD is encoded by the coding sequence GTGGAAGACACCGACGCGCAAGCGCATGCCGGACGCACGGCCTTGAGGTCCACGGGCGCGCGGGCGCTCTCGACCTATTTGAATCACGCCATGTCCGCCGGACAGTTGCGCGCCGGCGCGAGACTGCCTCCCGAGCGCGAGTTGAGCCAGCGCTTTCAGACCTCGCGCGGCACCGTGCGGCGCGTGCTGGCGCAATTCCGTGAACGCGGGCTGATCACGCAGGCTGCGGGCAGCGGCACTTTCGTGCTCGACAGCGCCGACGGGCTCCTCAGCCCCGATCAGCCCGGCTGGCTGGACATGCACGTCAGCCCGGCCGAGCTCATGGAAGCGCGCAGGCTGATCGAGCCGCTGATGCCCATCCTGATCGCGCGCCACGCGACGGCGGCCGATTTCGCCGCCATGCAGGCCTGTCTGGACCGCTCGGAAACGGCGCAAACCATCGAGGACTTCGAGCACTGGGACGGCGAGCTGCACAAGGTATTTGCCGTGGCGACCCACAATGCCCTTTTCGTGCAGAACCTGGAACTGATCAACCACGCCCGCGAGCAAGGCGAATGGGGCCGGCTCAAGCGCAATTCGCTCACGCCGCAGCGGCGCCAGGAGTACGAACGCCAGCACCAGGCCATCGTGACCGCGCTGCGCGACCGCGATGCCGCCCAGGCCGGCGCGTTGCTGTCGCAGCACCTGGAACAGGTGCAGCGCAATCTGTTCGGCGACTGA
- a CDS encoding fumarylacetoacetate hydrolase family protein produces the protein MKFANLSIDGKHAIAVVDPEGGRYWPVSDLIPGFAGDLVDLIADHARQPGALEISGPGRPLSSAQVLAPIDRPRRNIMCVGKNYHEHAAEFSKSGFDSSAKAGELAPEAPVVFTKAYTSVIGPGAFIPAHESVTSQLDYEAELAVVIGKPGRGIKKAEAFDHVFGYTIVNDFTARDLQKLHRQWFLGKSLDGFCPMGPYVTTADEVDARSLDVKCWVNGELRQSANTSQLIFDIPTLIETISAGITLLPGDIIATGTPAGVGIGFSPPRFVRSGDVIRIEIQGLGALENTVA, from the coding sequence ATGAAATTCGCAAATCTCTCCATCGACGGCAAGCATGCCATCGCCGTGGTCGATCCCGAGGGCGGGCGTTACTGGCCCGTGTCGGACCTGATCCCGGGCTTTGCCGGCGATCTGGTCGATCTGATCGCCGATCACGCCCGGCAGCCGGGAGCCCTCGAGATTTCCGGCCCGGGCAGGCCGCTGTCCAGCGCTCAGGTGCTGGCGCCCATAGACCGTCCTCGGCGCAACATCATGTGCGTGGGCAAGAACTACCATGAGCATGCCGCCGAATTCAGCAAATCGGGCTTCGACAGCAGCGCCAAGGCCGGCGAACTCGCGCCCGAGGCGCCGGTGGTGTTCACCAAGGCCTATACATCGGTCATCGGGCCGGGCGCGTTCATACCCGCCCACGAATCGGTGACCTCCCAGCTGGATTACGAGGCCGAGCTGGCGGTGGTCATCGGCAAGCCCGGACGGGGCATCAAGAAGGCCGAGGCGTTCGATCATGTGTTTGGCTACACCATTGTCAACGACTTTACGGCCAGGGACTTGCAGAAACTGCATCGCCAGTGGTTCCTGGGCAAGTCGCTCGATGGCTTCTGCCCCATGGGGCCTTATGTGACGACGGCCGACGAGGTCGACGCCCGCAGCCTGGACGTGAAATGCTGGGTCAACGGCGAACTGCGCCAGAGCGCCAATACCTCGCAGCTGATCTTCGACATTCCCACGCTGATCGAGACGATTTCAGCCGGCATCACCTTGCTGCCCGGCGACATCATCGCCACGGGCACGCCGGCCGGGGTGGGCATCGGTTTCTCGCCCCCGCGCTTCGTGCGTTCGGGCGACGTCATCCGCATCGAGATTCAGGGTCTGGGCGCGCTGGAGAACACGGTGGCCTGA
- a CDS encoding tripartite tricarboxylate transporter substrate binding protein, whose protein sequence is MRGTLFAALAGLIGLALAPSPALARASYPDHPVTIVVPFAAGGSADVYARILAQELGKATGQSFIVEDKPGAGAVIGTQYAAKAAPDGYTLLVISNTQTVNESLLKRRPYKLMRDFVPITPINEAPLVLAVRATLPVHSLADLIRLAKAEPGKLNYASSGTGTPYNMAGELFKHMAGLNIVHIPYKGSDQARTDLLSGQVDMMFDAVSTMSPLVASGKVRALGVTSKTRSVVLPDVPTMAQAGLPGYTATLWLGLLAPKGTPKAVVDKLNHEIGEITQRQDIRTAWARSGVTPLRMSPAEFTRFLRQDIVKWHEIVDAAHISVN, encoded by the coding sequence ATGCGTGGAACCCTCTTTGCAGCGCTGGCGGGCCTGATCGGCCTGGCACTGGCGCCGTCACCGGCGCTGGCGCGTGCGAGCTATCCCGATCACCCCGTCACGATCGTCGTGCCTTTTGCGGCCGGCGGATCGGCCGACGTCTATGCGCGGATCCTGGCGCAGGAACTGGGCAAGGCGACGGGGCAGTCCTTCATCGTCGAGGACAAGCCGGGCGCGGGCGCCGTGATCGGAACGCAATATGCCGCCAAGGCTGCGCCGGACGGCTACACCCTGCTGGTGATCTCGAATACGCAGACCGTCAACGAATCGTTGCTCAAGCGGCGGCCTTACAAGTTGATGCGCGACTTCGTTCCCATCACGCCCATCAACGAAGCGCCACTGGTGCTGGCCGTGCGCGCCACGTTGCCCGTGCATAGCCTGGCCGACTTGATCCGGCTGGCCAAAGCCGAACCCGGCAAGCTGAACTACGCCTCGTCCGGCACCGGCACTCCGTACAACATGGCGGGCGAGCTCTTCAAGCACATGGCTGGATTGAACATCGTGCACATTCCCTACAAGGGCAGCGACCAGGCTCGCACCGACCTGTTGAGCGGACAGGTGGACATGATGTTCGACGCGGTCAGCACCATGAGTCCGCTGGTTGCCAGCGGCAAGGTGCGTGCGCTGGGCGTGACCAGCAAGACGCGCTCGGTTGTGCTGCCCGATGTGCCCACCATGGCGCAGGCCGGATTGCCCGGCTATACCGCCACGCTGTGGCTGGGGCTGCTTGCGCCCAAGGGGACGCCCAAGGCCGTCGTGGACAAGCTCAATCACGAAATCGGCGAGATCACGCAGCGCCAAGACATACGCACGGCCTGGGCCAGGAGCGGCGTGACGCCCCTGCGCATGTCGCCCGCCGAGTTCACCCGCTTTCTGCGGCAGGATATCGTCAAGTGGCATGAAATCGTCGATGCCGCGCATATCTCCGTGAACTGA
- a CDS encoding substrate-binding domain-containing protein encodes MELVLFSGGAAKAVASGLQGDFEAQQGCAVSATFGAVGLMRDKLLSGEPCDVLILSASLITALEQQGYVVAGSARDLGSVATGVAVRAGDPAVAIGEADALRAALSAARGLYVPHLGKSSAGIHVANVLERLELTQVMRGRVREYPNGATAMRELAAATGGGLMGCTQVTEILYTPGVKLVGELPPGYGLDTVYTAAVCTQARHPELACRFVQALSGDASRRLRQHSGFKLDS; translated from the coding sequence ATGGAACTGGTACTTTTCAGCGGCGGCGCCGCCAAGGCTGTGGCGAGCGGTCTGCAGGGCGATTTCGAAGCGCAGCAGGGCTGCGCCGTGTCCGCTACCTTTGGGGCGGTGGGGCTGATGCGCGACAAGCTGTTGTCCGGCGAACCCTGCGATGTCCTGATCCTCTCGGCCTCGCTGATCACGGCGCTGGAACAGCAAGGCTACGTCGTCGCGGGCAGCGCCAGGGATCTGGGAAGCGTTGCGACCGGCGTGGCCGTAAGAGCCGGCGATCCGGCCGTGGCCATCGGCGAGGCCGACGCCTTGCGCGCCGCGCTGTCGGCCGCGCGGGGCCTTTATGTTCCGCATCTGGGCAAGTCCAGCGCGGGCATCCATGTGGCGAACGTGCTGGAGCGCCTGGAACTTACCCAGGTCATGCGCGGTCGCGTGCGCGAGTACCCGAATGGCGCGACGGCCATGCGCGAGCTGGCCGCCGCGACAGGCGGCGGCCTGATGGGCTGTACTCAGGTCACGGAAATTCTTTATACGCCAGGCGTGAAGCTGGTGGGTGAACTGCCGCCGGGCTACGGCCTGGACACCGTATACACCGCCGCTGTATGCACCCAGGCGCGGCATCCCGAGCTTGCGTGCCGTTTTGTGCAGGCCTTGAGCGGGGATGCATCGCGCCGGCTGCGCCAGCATTCGGGTTTCAAGCTCGATTCGTAG
- a CDS encoding alpha/beta fold hydrolase, with translation MFDNYADASATVDGVRINAVKGGCGPALLLLHGHPQTHAIWHKVAPELARHFTVVAADLRGYGDSGKPQGAGDHSNYSKRRMALDQVELMRRHGYDSFALIGHDRGGRVAARMAIDHPDAVTRLVTLDVAPTVAMYEQTSFDFAHAYWHWFFLVRPAPFPETLIRADPDLYLKQTIGARSAGLKPFTPEAYAEYLRCLSDPATAHGICEDYRASITIDLEHDRDDLAAGRRIACPFLALWGADGVVGKCFDPLAEWRKWSAGVQGSALPCGHYIPEEAPQLLLARVLPFLQR, from the coding sequence ATGTTCGACAACTACGCGGACGCATCGGCAACCGTGGATGGAGTGCGCATCAATGCAGTCAAGGGCGGGTGCGGCCCGGCGCTGCTGCTGCTGCACGGCCATCCGCAAACCCATGCGATCTGGCACAAGGTCGCGCCCGAGCTCGCCCGGCATTTCACCGTGGTCGCCGCCGATCTGCGCGGCTACGGCGACAGCGGCAAGCCGCAAGGCGCCGGCGATCATTCCAATTATTCCAAACGCCGCATGGCGCTGGACCAGGTCGAACTCATGCGCCGGCACGGCTACGATTCGTTCGCCCTGATCGGGCACGACCGGGGCGGGCGCGTCGCGGCGCGCATGGCGATCGATCATCCCGATGCCGTGACGCGGCTGGTGACGCTGGACGTCGCCCCCACCGTCGCGATGTACGAGCAGACCTCGTTCGATTTCGCGCACGCCTATTGGCATTGGTTCTTTCTGGTGCGGCCGGCGCCGTTCCCCGAAACGCTGATCCGCGCCGATCCCGACCTGTATCTCAAGCAGACCATCGGCGCGCGCAGCGCGGGACTCAAGCCGTTCACGCCCGAGGCCTACGCCGAGTATCTGCGCTGCCTGTCCGACCCGGCCACGGCGCACGGCATCTGCGAGGACTATCGCGCCTCGATCACCATCGACCTGGAACACGACCGCGACGACCTGGCCGCAGGCAGGCGGATCGCCTGCCCGTTTCTCGCGCTGTGGGGCGCGGACGGGGTGGTCGGGAAATGCTTCGATCCCCTGGCCGAGTGGCGCAAGTGGAGCGCGGGCGTGCAAGGCAGCGCATTGCCCTGCGGCCATTACATCCCGGAAGAAGCGCCGCAGTTGCTGCTGGCGCGCGTGCTGCCCTTTTTGCAGCGTTAA
- a CDS encoding SDR family NAD(P)-dependent oxidoreductase has protein sequence MKSDSLPVALITGSTSGIGAAIARRLAADGYAVVLHSRSSADAGRALARELGAAAYVQADLADDAQRVRLVREAAAHWGRLDVLVNNAGISRVIAHADLAAATPDIWHALYEVNVVAPFRLATEAQAALREAAARGRPGSVVNVSSHAGVRPKGASIPYAATKAALNHVTRLLALALAPDIRVNAVAPGLVDTPLTSDWTQAQQLWQEKSPMRRSAKPEDIAQAVAMLVDSDYLTGEILLCDGGLNLT, from the coding sequence ATGAAATCCGATTCGCTGCCCGTGGCGCTGATCACCGGCTCAACTTCAGGCATAGGCGCCGCGATCGCGCGGCGGCTTGCGGCGGACGGCTACGCCGTCGTCCTGCATTCGCGCAGTTCGGCCGACGCGGGCCGGGCCCTGGCCCGCGAGCTGGGGGCGGCTGCCTATGTGCAAGCCGATCTGGCCGACGACGCCCAGCGCGTGCGGCTCGTGCGCGAGGCGGCGGCCCATTGGGGGCGGCTGGATGTGCTGGTCAACAACGCCGGCATCAGCCGCGTCATTGCCCATGCGGACCTGGCGGCGGCCACTCCCGACATCTGGCATGCGCTTTACGAGGTCAATGTGGTCGCTCCTTTCCGGCTGGCGACCGAGGCGCAGGCCGCGCTGCGCGAGGCTGCGGCCCGAGGCCGGCCCGGCAGCGTGGTCAACGTGAGTTCGCATGCGGGCGTGCGGCCCAAAGGCGCGTCGATCCCCTATGCGGCGACCAAGGCGGCCTTGAATCATGTGACGCGCCTGCTCGCGCTTGCGCTCGCGCCGGACATACGTGTCAATGCCGTCGCTCCCGGACTGGTGGATACGCCCCTCACGTCGGACTGGACGCAAGCGCAGCAGCTCTGGCAGGAAAAATCGCCCATGCGCCGTTCGGCTAAACCCGAAGACATCGCGCAGGCCGTCGCCATGCTGGTCGACTCCGATTACCTGACCGGAGAGATTCTGCTCTGCGACGGCGGCTTGAACCTCACCTGA
- a CDS encoding NAD(P)-dependent oxidoreductase: MAARPPPSRQSLARNGCEYVRKIGRRGGQSAARDHAQPELRQAGQAALAPPRAAILDAGSLVSNVSRVKLTKLVRRDFTRQAGISDVPKNKRLATDADRQAAIATPLIEVCLALYGATQAMDLGEEDMAAVIQAIDERSRA, from the coding sequence GTGGCCGCGAGGCCACCGCCTTCCCGCCAATCGTTAGCTCGCAACGGTTGCGAGTACGTCCGCAAAATCGGCCGCCGCGGCGGACAGTCCGCTGCCCGCGACCACGCGCAACCCGAGCTTCGGCAGGCCGGGCAAGCCGCGCTCGCACCGCCGCGCGCCGCCATTCTCGATGCCGGTTCCCTGGTCAGCAATGTATCGCGCGTGAAACTCACCAAGTTGGTGCGGCGCGACTTCACGCGGCAAGCGGGCATTTCCGACGTGCCCAAGAACAAACGCTTGGCCACGGACGCCGACCGGCAGGCTGCAATCGCCACGCCGCTGATAGAGGTATGCCTTGCGCTCTATGGCGCGACCCAGGCCATGGACCTGGGCGAAGAAGACATGGCCGCTGTCATCCAGGCGATCGATGAGCGATCGCGTGCATGA